A stretch of Lathyrus oleraceus cultivar Zhongwan6 chromosome 6, CAAS_Psat_ZW6_1.0, whole genome shotgun sequence DNA encodes these proteins:
- the LOC127096886 gene encoding peptidyl-prolyl cis-trans isomerase FKBP17-1, chloroplastic, whose protein sequence is MKMMLIECCVSTSTTRVCATLPHTKYSCNITRRPLSLSLVSTTFSALIFSLPPPSSSSSPLPLPSSKRPIADFSELPNSGGVKALELLVGSGEVPSDGDQVEIHYYGRLAAKQGWRFDSTYEHKDENGDPSPFVFVLGSGKVIGGIDVAVRSMKVGGIRRVIIPPSLGYQNTSQEPIPPNFFDRQRLFTTIFNPTRLANGEGSTLGTLIFDIELVSLRHL, encoded by the exons ATGAAGATGATGTTAATAGAATGTTGTGTGTCTACAAGTACAACACGTGTATGTGCGACTCTTCCTCACACAAAATATTCATGCAATATTACAAGAAGACCCTTATCTCTATCCCTCGTCTCCACCACTTTCTCTGCTTTAATCTTCTCACTTCCtcctccatcttcatcttcttctcccTTACCCTTACCTTCTTCAAAACGTCCAATAGCAGATTTCTCTGAACTCCCCAATTCCGGCGGTGTTAAGGCTTTGGAACTCCTTGTCGGTTCCGGTGAAGTTCCCTCCGATGGAGACCAG GTTGAGATTCATTACTATGGTAGACTAGCAGCGAAACAAGGATGGCGTTTTGATTCAACCTATGAACACAAAGATGAGAATGGTGATCCTAGTCCTTTTGTCTTTGTCCTTGGTTCTGGTAAG GTAATTGGTGGAATTGATGTGGCAGTGAGATCAATGAAAGTAGGTGGAATTCGTAGAGTCATTATACCTCCATCACTTGGCTACCAAAACACATCACAGGAACCTATCCCACCTAAT TTCTTTGACAGGCAGAGGCTATTCACTACAATATTTAATCCAACTCGACTTGCAAATGGTGAAGGGTCTACTCTAGGGACACTTATATTTGATATTGAACTGGTTAGCCTGAGGCATCTGTGA